The following proteins are encoded in a genomic region of Agelaius phoeniceus isolate bAgePho1 chromosome 17, bAgePho1.hap1, whole genome shotgun sequence:
- the REM1 gene encoding GTP-binding protein REM 1, producing MTLNTQPGSRSPLRRRASTPLPRPGGSGAASRSEPFHPQLGHTASEPGGRAPRGSLCPDSAGSPRLREPRYRVVLLGDPGVGKTSLVNLFAGVQERDSLDQHGGVAYERRLTVDGEETTLLVLDTWESEQRDEESQRRSHCLQIGNAYIIVYSVTDRDSFESASELRIHLRRARQAEDIPIILVGNKTDLVRCREVSEEEGQACAAVFDCKFIETSAALQHNVDELFEGVVRQIRLRQGGKKSHLHPPPGQKHKESLASRARHFLDRLVARNSSKVALKVRSKSCHDLSVL from the exons ATGACCCTGAACACGCAGCCCGGGAGCAGGAGCCCGCTGCGGCGGAGGGCCAGCACCCCGCTCCCGCggccggggggctccggggccGCCTCGCGGAGTGAGCCCTTTCACCCCCAGCTCGGCCACACCGCCTCCGAGCCGGGCGGCAGGGCCCCCCGCGGCAGCCTGTGCCCCGACTCCGCGGGCTCCCCCAGGCTCAGGGAGCCCCGGTACCgagtggtgctgctgggggacCCCGGCGTGGGGAAGACCAGCCTGGTCAACCTCTTCGCCGGCGTCCAGGAGAGGGACTCGCTGGACCAGCACGGAG GGGTCGCGTACGAGCGCAGGCTGACCGTGGATGGCGAGGAGACCACGCTGCTGGTGCTGGACACCTGGGAGTCAGAGCAGCGG GATGAGGAGAGCCAGCGGCGCAGCCACTGCCTGCAGATAGGGAATGCCTACATCATCGTTTACTCTGTCACTGACCGGGACAGCTTCGAGAGCGCCTCGGAGCTGCGCATCCACCTGCGCCGGGCACGCCAGGCTGAGGACATCCCCATCATCCTGGTGGGGAACAAAACTGACCTGGTGCGCTGCCGGGAGGTGTCTGAGGAAG agggccaggcctgtgctgctgtcttTGACTGCAAGTTCATTGAGACGTCGGCGGCTCTGCAGCACAATGTGGACGAGCTCTTCGAGGGGGTGGTGCGGCAGATCCGCCTCCGCCAAGGGGGCAAAAAGTCCCACCTGCACCCCCCGCCCGGCCAGAAGCACAAGGAGAGCCTCGCCAGCAGAGCCCGGCACTTCCTCGACAGGCTGGtggccaggaacagcagcaaagTGGCCCTCAAAGTCCGCTCCAAGTCCTGCCATGACCTGTCTGTGCTCTGA